Proteins co-encoded in one Astyanax mexicanus isolate ESR-SI-001 chromosome 1, AstMex3_surface, whole genome shotgun sequence genomic window:
- the otud7b gene encoding OTU domain-containing protein 7B isoform X2 — MTLDMDAVLSDFVRSTGAEPGLARDLLEGKNWDLTAALSDFEQLRQVHAGSLSYTFQEEREQAMLEKDMARVGRPLLHRQDEVVQATEKRLSRGISHASSTIVSLARSHVSSTGSSGNTEPLLDTPLCTFQLPDLTVYRDDFRSFIERDLIEQSMMVALEHAGRLNWWTKLGSGYQSLLPLATSGDGNCLLHAASLGMWGFHDRDLMLRKSLYALMDHGQEREALKRRWRWQQTMQNKESGLVYTEEEWQKEWNELLKLASSEPRIHYSTNGTNGAESQEEPVYESLEEFHVFVLAHVLRRPIVVVADTMLRDSGGEAFAPIPFGGIYLPLEVPANKCHRSPLVLAYDQAHFSALVSMEQKDSSKEQVVIPLTDSDHKMLPVHFAVDPGKDWEWGKDDADNVMLASVTLSLEAKLHLLHTYMNVTWLPLPCEVQAPLAQPESPTASAGEDTRTPPDSGESDKESVSSSSNGNGDSSTTASGGATKSGGGSSSTSSSSSNSSAGATGTMGKEKKDKKDKDKDKDKKRADSVANKLGSFGKSLGSKLKKNVGGLMTGKAAAGNGGKTADGTEKKKGSLRGRKGSKDGSPSIQTGSEDSGKGSPSSGSERQNGNSSSSESDPYKYSSDVKVSLSILRAAMQGERRYIFAGLLTTSNRQPYQEEMIQRYLADAEERFRAEQEQRREAERKSVVTNGVQLKKEPSDLGYRSFESKEDVTDGAPPTFKSATFNPSMYSGVVPIPRPTFIDQSPAPLSQHLHMHGGYIDARRQLAGGSPSIYPGLPSYATLPRHCPLAQGPPHPQYHPPPPSATVVSPSRVTPCFAAYAQEQEPPDFLSNSQSGGYANGPRDISHCNLDSRSGPAPVRHYSLGSAAGLGSLQSTRCRTPTCNYYGHPETCNYCSYCYREELKRRETEPAIHRF, encoded by the exons GTAAGAACTGGGATCTGACCGCTGCACTGAGCGACTTCGAGCAGCTGagacaggtgcatgctgggagccTATCCTACACATTTCAGGAGGAGAGGGAGCAGGCCATGCTGGAGAAAGACATGGCCAGGGTGGGCCGGCCTCTCCTGCACCGACAGGACGAAGTGGTGCAAG CCACAGAGAAGCGACTATCACGAGGGATCTCTCACGCCAGTTCCACAATAGTGTCGCTGGCCCGCTCTCACGTATCCAGTACAGGCAGCAGCGGCAACACAGAGCCGCTCCTGGACACGCCCCTCTGCACCTTCCAGCTGCCTGACCTCACCGTCTACCGGGACGACTTCCGCAGCTTCATCGAGCGGGACCTCATTGAGCAGTCCATGATGGTGGCACTAGAGCACGCCG GTCGGTTAAACTGGTGGACGAAGTTGGGGTCTGGCTATCAGAGCTTGCTGCCTTTGGCTACTAGTGGAGACGGAAACTGTCTCCTCCATGCTGCCTCTTTAG GTATGTGGGGCTTCCATGACCGTGACCTGATGCTGAGGAAGTCTCTGTACGCGCTGATGGATCACGGCCAGGAGAGGGAGGCACTGAAGCGCAGGTGGAGGTGGCAGCAGACCATGCAGAACAAAGAG tcGGGGCTGGTCTACACTGAGGAGGAGTGGCAGAAGGAGTGGAATGAGCTGTTAAAGCTGGCATCCAGTGAGCCCAGGATACACTACAGCACTAATGGCACCAACGG GGCGGAGTCACAGGAGGAGCCGGTGTACGAGAGTTTAGAGGAGTTCCACGTCTTCGTGCTGGCTCATGTTCTCCGCAGACCTATAGTGGTGGTGGCCGACACCATGCTGAGAGACTCTGGAGGAGAgg CTTTTGCCCCAATTCCGTTTGGTGGGATTTATCTCCCGCTGGAGGTCCCGGCTAACAAGTGTCACCGCTCGCCTCTGGTGCTCGCCTATGACCAGGCGCATTTCTCTGCCCTGGTTTCAATGGAGCAGAAGGACAGCTCTAAAGAGCAAG TGGTGATTCCTCTGACTGACTCGGATCATAAGATGCTGCCTGTGCACTTTGCTGTGGATCCAGGGAAGGACTGGGAGTGGGGTAAAGACGACGCAGACAATGTGATGCTTGCCAG TGTTACTTTATCTCTGGAGGCAAAGCTCCACCTGCTGCACACCTACATGAATGTGACGTGGCTTCCTCTGCCCTGTGAGGTACAG GCGCCTCTCGCCCAACCCGAGTCTCCAACTGCCTCAGCGGGGGAAGACACACGAACGCCGCCAGACTCCGGAGAGTCGGATAAGGAGTCTGTGAGCAGCAGCTCGAACGGCAACGGGGACAGCAGCACCACGGCCAGCGGAGGAGCAACGAAATCGGGGGGTGGATCCTCCAGCACATCCAGCTCATCGAGCAACAGCTCTGCAGGAGCGACTGGGACAATGGGCAAGGAGAAGAAGGACAAGAAGGACAAAGACAAGGACAAAGACAAGAAGCGGGCGGATTCTGTGGCCAACAAGCTGGGGAGCTTTGGCAAGAGCTTAGGCAGCAAGCTTAAGAAAAATGTAGGAGGTTTGATGACCGGCAAGGCAGCAGCAGGCAACGGGGGCAAGACTGCTGATGGCACGGAGAAGAAGAAGGGGTCTCTGCGGGGCCGCAAAGGCAGCAAGGATGGTTCGCCCTCCATCCAGACCGGTTCTGAGGACTCGGGGAAAGGCTCGCCGTCTTCCGGGAGCGAGCGGCAGAACGGCAACAGCAGCTCGTCCGAGAGCGATCCGTACAAGTACAGCTCAGACGTGAAGGTGAGCCTGAGCATCCTTCGGGCAGCCATGCAGGGCGAGAGGAGGTACATTTTTGCTGGGCTTCTGACCACCAGCAACCGGCAGCCGTACCAAGAGGAGATGATCCAGAGGTACCTGGCTGATGCAGAGGAGCGTTTCCGGGCAGAGCAGGAGCAGAGGAGGGAGGCCGAGCGCAAGTCTGTAGTGACGAATGGGGTACAACTCAAGAAAGAGCCGTCGGATTTGGGCTACCGGAGCTTTGAGAGTAAGGAGGATGTGACAGACGGAGCGCCACCCACTTTCAAATCGGCCACTTTCAACCCATCTATGTATTCAGGCGTGGTTCCCATCCCCAGACCGACGTTCATCGACCAGTCTCCCGCACCCCTCAGCCAGCACCTCCACATGCACGGCGGGTACATCGATGCACGACGTCAGCTGGCAGGCGGCTCACCCTCCATCTACCCTGGTCTGCCGTCCTACGCCACCCTGCCTCGCCACTGCCCGCTGGCCCAAGGCCCTCCCCACCCCCAGTATCACCCACCTCCCCCCTCTGCCACAGTGGTCAGCCCGTCTCGTGTCACCCCCTGCTTCGCGGCATACGCCCAAGAGCAGGAGCCGCCTGACTTTTTGAGCAACTCGCAAAGCGGAGGCTACGCCAACGGCCCCAGAGACATTTCCCATTGCAATTTGGATAGTCGCAGCGGGCCGGCGCCAGTCAGGCACTATTCGCTGGGCAGCGCAGCCGGGTTGGGTAGCTTGCAGTCAACCCGCTGCCGGACGCCCACCTGCAACTACTACGGACACCCAGAAACCTGCAACTACTGCTCGTACTGCTACAGGGAGGAGCTGAAGAGGAGGGAAACAGAGCCGGCCATACACAGGTTCTAA
- the otud7b gene encoding OTU domain-containing protein 7B isoform X3 yields the protein MTLDMDAVLSDFVRSTGAEPGLARDLLEGKNWDLTAALSDFEQLRQVHAGSLSYTFQEEREQAMLEKDMARVGRPLLHRQDEVVQATEKRLSRGISHASSTIVSLARSHVSSTGSSGNTEPLLDTPLCTFQLPDLTVYRDDFRSFIERDLIEQSMMVALEHAGRLNWWTKLGSGYQSLLPLATSGDGNCLLHAASLGMWGFHDRDLMLRKSLYALMDHGQEREALKRRWRWQQTMQNKESGLVYTEEEWQKEWNELLKLASSEPRIHYSTNGTNGAESQEEPVYESLEEFHVFVLAHVLRRPIVVVADTMLRDSGGEAFAPIPFGGIYLPLEVPANKCHRSPLVLAYDQAHFSALVSMEQKDSSKEQVVIPLTDSDHKMLPVHFAVDPGKDWEWGKDDADNVMLASVTLSLEAKLHLLHTYMNVTWLPLPCEQAPLAQPESPTASAGEDTRTPPDSGESDKESVSSSSNGNGDSSTTASGGATKSGGGSSSTSSSSSNSSAGATGTMGKEKKDKKDKDKDKDKKRADSVANKLGSFGKSLGSKLKKNVGGLMTGKAAAGNGGKTADGTEKKKGSLRGRKGSKDGSPSIQTGSEDSGKGSPSSGSERQNGNSSSSESDPYKYSSDVKVSLSILRAAMQGERRYIFAGLLTTSNRQPYQEEMIQRYLADAEERFRAEQEQRREAERKSVVTNGVQLKKEPSDLGYRSFESKEDVTDGAPPTFKSATFNPSMYSGVVPIPRPTFIDQSPAPLSQHLHMHGGYIDARRQLAGGSPSIYPGLPSYATLPRHCPLAQGPPHPQYHPPPPSATVVSPSRVTPCFAAYAQEQEPPDFLSNSQSGGYANGPRDISHCNLDSRSGPAPVRHYSLGSAAGLGSLQSTRCRTPTCNYYGHPETCNYCSYCYREELKRRETEPAIHRF from the exons GTAAGAACTGGGATCTGACCGCTGCACTGAGCGACTTCGAGCAGCTGagacaggtgcatgctgggagccTATCCTACACATTTCAGGAGGAGAGGGAGCAGGCCATGCTGGAGAAAGACATGGCCAGGGTGGGCCGGCCTCTCCTGCACCGACAGGACGAAGTGGTGCAAG CCACAGAGAAGCGACTATCACGAGGGATCTCTCACGCCAGTTCCACAATAGTGTCGCTGGCCCGCTCTCACGTATCCAGTACAGGCAGCAGCGGCAACACAGAGCCGCTCCTGGACACGCCCCTCTGCACCTTCCAGCTGCCTGACCTCACCGTCTACCGGGACGACTTCCGCAGCTTCATCGAGCGGGACCTCATTGAGCAGTCCATGATGGTGGCACTAGAGCACGCCG GTCGGTTAAACTGGTGGACGAAGTTGGGGTCTGGCTATCAGAGCTTGCTGCCTTTGGCTACTAGTGGAGACGGAAACTGTCTCCTCCATGCTGCCTCTTTAG GTATGTGGGGCTTCCATGACCGTGACCTGATGCTGAGGAAGTCTCTGTACGCGCTGATGGATCACGGCCAGGAGAGGGAGGCACTGAAGCGCAGGTGGAGGTGGCAGCAGACCATGCAGAACAAAGAG tcGGGGCTGGTCTACACTGAGGAGGAGTGGCAGAAGGAGTGGAATGAGCTGTTAAAGCTGGCATCCAGTGAGCCCAGGATACACTACAGCACTAATGGCACCAACGG GGCGGAGTCACAGGAGGAGCCGGTGTACGAGAGTTTAGAGGAGTTCCACGTCTTCGTGCTGGCTCATGTTCTCCGCAGACCTATAGTGGTGGTGGCCGACACCATGCTGAGAGACTCTGGAGGAGAgg CTTTTGCCCCAATTCCGTTTGGTGGGATTTATCTCCCGCTGGAGGTCCCGGCTAACAAGTGTCACCGCTCGCCTCTGGTGCTCGCCTATGACCAGGCGCATTTCTCTGCCCTGGTTTCAATGGAGCAGAAGGACAGCTCTAAAGAGCAAG TGGTGATTCCTCTGACTGACTCGGATCATAAGATGCTGCCTGTGCACTTTGCTGTGGATCCAGGGAAGGACTGGGAGTGGGGTAAAGACGACGCAGACAATGTGATGCTTGCCAG TGTTACTTTATCTCTGGAGGCAAAGCTCCACCTGCTGCACACCTACATGAATGTGACGTGGCTTCCTCTGCCCTGTGAG CAGGCGCCTCTCGCCCAACCCGAGTCTCCAACTGCCTCAGCGGGGGAAGACACACGAACGCCGCCAGACTCCGGAGAGTCGGATAAGGAGTCTGTGAGCAGCAGCTCGAACGGCAACGGGGACAGCAGCACCACGGCCAGCGGAGGAGCAACGAAATCGGGGGGTGGATCCTCCAGCACATCCAGCTCATCGAGCAACAGCTCTGCAGGAGCGACTGGGACAATGGGCAAGGAGAAGAAGGACAAGAAGGACAAAGACAAGGACAAAGACAAGAAGCGGGCGGATTCTGTGGCCAACAAGCTGGGGAGCTTTGGCAAGAGCTTAGGCAGCAAGCTTAAGAAAAATGTAGGAGGTTTGATGACCGGCAAGGCAGCAGCAGGCAACGGGGGCAAGACTGCTGATGGCACGGAGAAGAAGAAGGGGTCTCTGCGGGGCCGCAAAGGCAGCAAGGATGGTTCGCCCTCCATCCAGACCGGTTCTGAGGACTCGGGGAAAGGCTCGCCGTCTTCCGGGAGCGAGCGGCAGAACGGCAACAGCAGCTCGTCCGAGAGCGATCCGTACAAGTACAGCTCAGACGTGAAGGTGAGCCTGAGCATCCTTCGGGCAGCCATGCAGGGCGAGAGGAGGTACATTTTTGCTGGGCTTCTGACCACCAGCAACCGGCAGCCGTACCAAGAGGAGATGATCCAGAGGTACCTGGCTGATGCAGAGGAGCGTTTCCGGGCAGAGCAGGAGCAGAGGAGGGAGGCCGAGCGCAAGTCTGTAGTGACGAATGGGGTACAACTCAAGAAAGAGCCGTCGGATTTGGGCTACCGGAGCTTTGAGAGTAAGGAGGATGTGACAGACGGAGCGCCACCCACTTTCAAATCGGCCACTTTCAACCCATCTATGTATTCAGGCGTGGTTCCCATCCCCAGACCGACGTTCATCGACCAGTCTCCCGCACCCCTCAGCCAGCACCTCCACATGCACGGCGGGTACATCGATGCACGACGTCAGCTGGCAGGCGGCTCACCCTCCATCTACCCTGGTCTGCCGTCCTACGCCACCCTGCCTCGCCACTGCCCGCTGGCCCAAGGCCCTCCCCACCCCCAGTATCACCCACCTCCCCCCTCTGCCACAGTGGTCAGCCCGTCTCGTGTCACCCCCTGCTTCGCGGCATACGCCCAAGAGCAGGAGCCGCCTGACTTTTTGAGCAACTCGCAAAGCGGAGGCTACGCCAACGGCCCCAGAGACATTTCCCATTGCAATTTGGATAGTCGCAGCGGGCCGGCGCCAGTCAGGCACTATTCGCTGGGCAGCGCAGCCGGGTTGGGTAGCTTGCAGTCAACCCGCTGCCGGACGCCCACCTGCAACTACTACGGACACCCAGAAACCTGCAACTACTGCTCGTACTGCTACAGGGAGGAGCTGAAGAGGAGGGAAACAGAGCCGGCCATACACAGGTTCTAA
- the otud7b gene encoding OTU domain-containing protein 7B isoform X1, with translation MTLDMDAVLSDFVRSTGAEPGLARDLLEGKNWDLTAALSDFEQLRQVHAGSLSYTFQEEREQAMLEKDMARVGRPLLHRQDEVVQATEKRLSRGISHASSTIVSLARSHVSSTGSSGNTEPLLDTPLCTFQLPDLTVYRDDFRSFIERDLIEQSMMVALEHAGRLNWWTKLGSGYQSLLPLATSGDGNCLLHAASLGMWGFHDRDLMLRKSLYALMDHGQEREALKRRWRWQQTMQNKESGLVYTEEEWQKEWNELLKLASSEPRIHYSTNGTNGAESQEEPVYESLEEFHVFVLAHVLRRPIVVVADTMLRDSGGEAFAPIPFGGIYLPLEVPANKCHRSPLVLAYDQAHFSALVSMEQKDSSKEQVVIPLTDSDHKMLPVHFAVDPGKDWEWGKDDADNVMLASVTLSLEAKLHLLHTYMNVTWLPLPCEVQQAPLAQPESPTASAGEDTRTPPDSGESDKESVSSSSNGNGDSSTTASGGATKSGGGSSSTSSSSSNSSAGATGTMGKEKKDKKDKDKDKDKKRADSVANKLGSFGKSLGSKLKKNVGGLMTGKAAAGNGGKTADGTEKKKGSLRGRKGSKDGSPSIQTGSEDSGKGSPSSGSERQNGNSSSSESDPYKYSSDVKVSLSILRAAMQGERRYIFAGLLTTSNRQPYQEEMIQRYLADAEERFRAEQEQRREAERKSVVTNGVQLKKEPSDLGYRSFESKEDVTDGAPPTFKSATFNPSMYSGVVPIPRPTFIDQSPAPLSQHLHMHGGYIDARRQLAGGSPSIYPGLPSYATLPRHCPLAQGPPHPQYHPPPPSATVVSPSRVTPCFAAYAQEQEPPDFLSNSQSGGYANGPRDISHCNLDSRSGPAPVRHYSLGSAAGLGSLQSTRCRTPTCNYYGHPETCNYCSYCYREELKRRETEPAIHRF, from the exons GTAAGAACTGGGATCTGACCGCTGCACTGAGCGACTTCGAGCAGCTGagacaggtgcatgctgggagccTATCCTACACATTTCAGGAGGAGAGGGAGCAGGCCATGCTGGAGAAAGACATGGCCAGGGTGGGCCGGCCTCTCCTGCACCGACAGGACGAAGTGGTGCAAG CCACAGAGAAGCGACTATCACGAGGGATCTCTCACGCCAGTTCCACAATAGTGTCGCTGGCCCGCTCTCACGTATCCAGTACAGGCAGCAGCGGCAACACAGAGCCGCTCCTGGACACGCCCCTCTGCACCTTCCAGCTGCCTGACCTCACCGTCTACCGGGACGACTTCCGCAGCTTCATCGAGCGGGACCTCATTGAGCAGTCCATGATGGTGGCACTAGAGCACGCCG GTCGGTTAAACTGGTGGACGAAGTTGGGGTCTGGCTATCAGAGCTTGCTGCCTTTGGCTACTAGTGGAGACGGAAACTGTCTCCTCCATGCTGCCTCTTTAG GTATGTGGGGCTTCCATGACCGTGACCTGATGCTGAGGAAGTCTCTGTACGCGCTGATGGATCACGGCCAGGAGAGGGAGGCACTGAAGCGCAGGTGGAGGTGGCAGCAGACCATGCAGAACAAAGAG tcGGGGCTGGTCTACACTGAGGAGGAGTGGCAGAAGGAGTGGAATGAGCTGTTAAAGCTGGCATCCAGTGAGCCCAGGATACACTACAGCACTAATGGCACCAACGG GGCGGAGTCACAGGAGGAGCCGGTGTACGAGAGTTTAGAGGAGTTCCACGTCTTCGTGCTGGCTCATGTTCTCCGCAGACCTATAGTGGTGGTGGCCGACACCATGCTGAGAGACTCTGGAGGAGAgg CTTTTGCCCCAATTCCGTTTGGTGGGATTTATCTCCCGCTGGAGGTCCCGGCTAACAAGTGTCACCGCTCGCCTCTGGTGCTCGCCTATGACCAGGCGCATTTCTCTGCCCTGGTTTCAATGGAGCAGAAGGACAGCTCTAAAGAGCAAG TGGTGATTCCTCTGACTGACTCGGATCATAAGATGCTGCCTGTGCACTTTGCTGTGGATCCAGGGAAGGACTGGGAGTGGGGTAAAGACGACGCAGACAATGTGATGCTTGCCAG TGTTACTTTATCTCTGGAGGCAAAGCTCCACCTGCTGCACACCTACATGAATGTGACGTGGCTTCCTCTGCCCTGTGAGGTACAG CAGGCGCCTCTCGCCCAACCCGAGTCTCCAACTGCCTCAGCGGGGGAAGACACACGAACGCCGCCAGACTCCGGAGAGTCGGATAAGGAGTCTGTGAGCAGCAGCTCGAACGGCAACGGGGACAGCAGCACCACGGCCAGCGGAGGAGCAACGAAATCGGGGGGTGGATCCTCCAGCACATCCAGCTCATCGAGCAACAGCTCTGCAGGAGCGACTGGGACAATGGGCAAGGAGAAGAAGGACAAGAAGGACAAAGACAAGGACAAAGACAAGAAGCGGGCGGATTCTGTGGCCAACAAGCTGGGGAGCTTTGGCAAGAGCTTAGGCAGCAAGCTTAAGAAAAATGTAGGAGGTTTGATGACCGGCAAGGCAGCAGCAGGCAACGGGGGCAAGACTGCTGATGGCACGGAGAAGAAGAAGGGGTCTCTGCGGGGCCGCAAAGGCAGCAAGGATGGTTCGCCCTCCATCCAGACCGGTTCTGAGGACTCGGGGAAAGGCTCGCCGTCTTCCGGGAGCGAGCGGCAGAACGGCAACAGCAGCTCGTCCGAGAGCGATCCGTACAAGTACAGCTCAGACGTGAAGGTGAGCCTGAGCATCCTTCGGGCAGCCATGCAGGGCGAGAGGAGGTACATTTTTGCTGGGCTTCTGACCACCAGCAACCGGCAGCCGTACCAAGAGGAGATGATCCAGAGGTACCTGGCTGATGCAGAGGAGCGTTTCCGGGCAGAGCAGGAGCAGAGGAGGGAGGCCGAGCGCAAGTCTGTAGTGACGAATGGGGTACAACTCAAGAAAGAGCCGTCGGATTTGGGCTACCGGAGCTTTGAGAGTAAGGAGGATGTGACAGACGGAGCGCCACCCACTTTCAAATCGGCCACTTTCAACCCATCTATGTATTCAGGCGTGGTTCCCATCCCCAGACCGACGTTCATCGACCAGTCTCCCGCACCCCTCAGCCAGCACCTCCACATGCACGGCGGGTACATCGATGCACGACGTCAGCTGGCAGGCGGCTCACCCTCCATCTACCCTGGTCTGCCGTCCTACGCCACCCTGCCTCGCCACTGCCCGCTGGCCCAAGGCCCTCCCCACCCCCAGTATCACCCACCTCCCCCCTCTGCCACAGTGGTCAGCCCGTCTCGTGTCACCCCCTGCTTCGCGGCATACGCCCAAGAGCAGGAGCCGCCTGACTTTTTGAGCAACTCGCAAAGCGGAGGCTACGCCAACGGCCCCAGAGACATTTCCCATTGCAATTTGGATAGTCGCAGCGGGCCGGCGCCAGTCAGGCACTATTCGCTGGGCAGCGCAGCCGGGTTGGGTAGCTTGCAGTCAACCCGCTGCCGGACGCCCACCTGCAACTACTACGGACACCCAGAAACCTGCAACTACTGCTCGTACTGCTACAGGGAGGAGCTGAAGAGGAGGGAAACAGAGCCGGCCATACACAGGTTCTAA